Proteins encoded within one genomic window of Candidatus Zymogenaceae bacterium:
- a CDS encoding DUF3560 domain-containing protein: MGNWYEEKQDARRERYLDRADKADQEKENYWKRTDDIARFIPPGQPILIGHHSEKRHRRDLERMDNLTRKAIDAKEKADHYRRKADAVGLGGISSDDPDAVEKLRDQLDALEEKQRFMKQVNAAWKKAGSPAADNTDAWRAIADALGVDMADLERTRESLARGFINRPFPGYELTNNGANIRRIRERIEELENRTAAAPDIEGAGYRIVENADMNRIQFFFDDKPTPEIRAILKRSGWRWAPSVGAWQRHLNNNGRYSAGYVEEKIKEFL; the protein is encoded by the coding sequence ATGGGTAATTGGTACGAGGAAAAACAGGACGCCCGGCGGGAGCGATACCTTGACCGGGCGGACAAAGCGGACCAGGAAAAGGAAAACTACTGGAAACGAACGGACGATATCGCCCGGTTTATCCCGCCTGGTCAACCTATTTTAATCGGTCACCATTCCGAAAAACGGCACCGGCGGGACCTGGAGCGCATGGACAATTTGACAAGAAAAGCGATAGACGCAAAAGAAAAAGCGGACCATTACCGGCGCAAGGCGGACGCGGTGGGCCTGGGCGGGATCAGCTCCGATGATCCGGACGCGGTGGAAAAACTCCGGGACCAGTTGGACGCCCTGGAGGAAAAGCAGCGTTTCATGAAACAGGTCAACGCGGCCTGGAAAAAAGCGGGATCGCCGGCGGCGGACAATACGGACGCATGGCGCGCGATCGCGGACGCCCTGGGCGTTGATATGGCGGACCTGGAGCGAACCAGAGAAAGCCTGGCGCGGGGATTCATTAACCGACCGTTTCCCGGTTATGAGCTCACAAACAACGGCGCGAATATCCGCCGGATCAGGGAGCGGATCGAGGAGCTGGAAAACCGGACCGCAGCGGCGCCGGATATCGAGGGCGCCGGATATCGCATAGTAGAAAACGCCGACATGAACCGGATTCAATTCTTTTTCGACGATAAACCGACACCGGAGATCAGGGCGATATTAAAGCGGAGCGGCTGGCGCTGGGCGCCGTCTGTCGGGGCCTGGCAGCGGCACCTTAACAACAATGGCCGGTATAGCGCCGGATACGTGGAAGAAAAGATAAAAGAATTTTTGTAA